The Cydia splendana chromosome Z, ilCydSple1.2, whole genome shotgun sequence genome window below encodes:
- the LOC134805194 gene encoding NEDD8-conjugating enzyme Ubc12 encodes MIKLFSLKQQKKDEEGTARAGGSQKKASAAQLRITKDLNELNLPKTCSTEFPDQDDLLNFKLIICPDEGFYRGGRFVFSFKVGPNYPHEPPKVKCETAVYHPNIDLEGNVCLNILREDWKPVLTVNSIVYGLQYLFLEPNPEDPLNKEAADELQSNRRLFEQHVQRAMRGGYVGSSYFERCLK; translated from the exons AtgattaaacttttttcattgaAACAGCAAAAGAAAGATGAAGAGGGTACAGCGAGAGCTGGTGGTTCACAAAAGAAAGCGTCGGCAGCTCAGCTGCGGATTACAAAAG ATTTGAATGAGCTGAATTTGCCCAAGACCTGCAGTACAGAGTTTCCAGATCAAGATGATTTACTCAATTTTAAACTGATAATATGCCCTGATGAGGGTTTCTATCGAGGAGGCAGATTTGTATTTAGTTTTAAG GTAGGACCAAACTATCCTCACGAACCTCCCAAGGTGAAATGTGAGACGGCCGTATACCATCCTAACATAGACCTTGAAGGAAATGTCTGCCTCAACATACTAAGGGAAGACTGGAAACCAGTGCTGACAGTCAACTCCATAGTGTATGGGCTGCAATACTTATTCCTG GAACCGAATCCAGAGGACCCACTGAACAAGGAGGCAGCCGACGAGTTGCAGAGCAACAGGCGATTGTTCGAGCAGCACGTGCAGCGCGCCATGCGCGGCGGCTACGTCGGCTCCTCCTACTTCGAGCGCTGCCTCAAGTGA